One window of the Rosa rugosa chromosome 3, drRosRugo1.1, whole genome shotgun sequence genome contains the following:
- the LOC133737875 gene encoding flotillin-like protein 3, which translates to MCFPCWYKVVDASEYLVITGAWIDDLKVKKKAWILILPGQTYTIIDLSPVNYTFEVQAMSAEKLPFMLPAVFTIGPHIDDMDSVKKYAKLLSNHDKNSNHVKELVQGVIEGETRVLAASMTMEEVFKGTKEFKKEVWDKVQLELNQFGLIIYNANVKQLVDVQGHEYFSYLGQKTQMEAANQAKVDVAEARMKGEVGAKLREGQTLQNAAKINAETKIISTQREGEGKKEEIRVKTEVKVYENQKEAEVAQANAELAMKKAGWAKEAQVAQVESTKAVALREAELQKKVETMNAQTTTEKLKAELLSKASVEAETKAREAEWNLYQKQKAADAILYQKKKEAEATETAADGEFYAKKKEAEGLVALGQAHGAYLHTLLEANGGDYAAARDYMMINGGMYSAIARINADAVKGLQPKISIWTNGGDAADGGAGAGNGNAAMKEIAGLYKTLPPLLQTVQDQTGMQPPSWMGTLSVEDSQRRN; encoded by the exons ATGTGTTTCCCATGCTGGTACAAAGTGGTCGACGCTTCCGAGTATCTGGTGATCACCGGTGCATGGATCGATGACTTGAAGGTGAAAAAGAAGGCATGGATCCTCATCCTCCCCGGCCAGACCTACACCATCATCGACCTCTCTCCGGTCAACTACACCTTCGAAGTCCAAGCCATGAGCGCCGAGAAGCTTCCGTTCATGCTCCCTGCCGTCTTCACAATCGGCCCCCACATTGACGACATGGATTCCGTCAAGAAGTACGCCAAGCTGCTCTCGAACCATGACAAGAACTCCAACCACGTGAAGGAGCTGGTCCAGGGCGTCATCGAGGGCGAGACTCGTGTGCTCGCGGCCTCTATGACGATGGAGGAGGTGTTCAAGGGCACCAAAGAGTTTAAGAAGGAGGTTTGGGACAAGGTTCAGCTGGAGCTCAACCAGTTCGGGCTTATAATTTACAATGCGAATGTCAAACAGTTGGTGGACGTTCAAGGACATGAGTATTTCAGTTACTTGGGCCAGAAGACTCAGATGGAGGCGGCCAACCAGGCCAAGGTTGACGTGGCGGAGGCCAGGATGAAGGGGGAGGTTGGCGCCAAGTTGAGGGAGGGGCAGACCCTGCAGAATGCGGCGAAGATCAATGCAGAGACGAAGATCATATCGACTCAGAGGGAAGGAGAGGGGAAGAAGGAGGAGATTAGGGTGAAGACGGAGGTCAAGGTTTATGAGAATCAGAAGGAGGCTGAGGTGGCTCAGGCCAATGCTGAGCTGGCAATGAAGAAGGCTGGATGGGCCAAGGAGGCGCAGGTGGCGCAGGTGGAGTCGACCAAGGCGGTGGCGTTGAGGGAAGCCGAGTTGCAGAAGAAGGTGGAGACGATGAATGCCCAGACTACGACCGAAAAGCTCAAGGCTGAGCTCTTGAGCAAGGCCAGCGTTGAGGCTGAAACGAAGGCGCGGGAGGCAGAATGGAATCTCTACCAGAAGCAGAAGGCAGCGGATGCcattctttaccaaaagaagaaagaggcTGAGGCTACGGAAACA GCTGCTGATGGAGAATTCTATGcaaagaagaaagaggccgaGGGACTGGTGGCACTCGGACAAGCCCACGGCGCTTATCTGCACACTCTTCTGGAGGCAAATGGAGGCGACTATGCAGCTGCGAGAGACTACATGATGATCAATGGTGGGATGTATTCGGCGATTGCAAGGATTAATGCTGACGCCGTGAAAGGACTTCAGCCCAAGATTAGCATCTGGACTAATGGGGGAGACGCTGCAGACGGTGGTGCTGGTGCTGGCAATGGCAATGCAGCTATGAAGGAGATTGCCGGCCTTTATAAGACACTGCCACCATTGTTACAGACGGTTCAAGACCAAACTGGAATGCAGCCTCCCAGTTGGATGGGAACTTTGTCAGTTGAAGATTCTCAGCGTAGGAATTGA